A single window of Desulfovibrio sp. G11 DNA harbors:
- the recO gene encoding DNA repair protein RecO: MTEWADHALVLRMGHFRESDLWLKTLCRKHGLLTLFAFGGSRSRRRFCGCLDVLNSLHCRVKTSPRGGFLNLEEAVLLGGPQALRQDWRRMGLAANCLRFVEALGVNDDGADEAFALVEDMRRTLEEAPALPALFPLFFRLRLAGALGFAPSLDVCGLCGADLCGSVQFVVDEGHVRCPSCRAQAGPVRYGVELSAGGLDLLRHVQQELPSGWHAEELPSADRRACSRVIDGFVQYHLGLAWEGGFFRRV, translated from the coding sequence ATGACAGAATGGGCCGATCACGCGCTTGTGCTGCGCATGGGGCACTTTCGTGAGTCGGACCTCTGGCTGAAAACCCTGTGCCGCAAGCATGGCCTGCTGACGCTGTTCGCTTTTGGGGGCAGCAGAAGCAGGCGTCGTTTTTGTGGCTGCCTGGACGTGCTCAACAGCCTGCACTGCCGCGTTAAAACATCGCCGCGCGGCGGCTTTTTGAACCTTGAAGAAGCGGTTTTGCTTGGCGGGCCACAGGCACTCAGGCAAGACTGGCGACGCATGGGCCTTGCGGCCAACTGCCTGCGCTTTGTGGAAGCCCTTGGCGTGAATGACGACGGCGCGGACGAGGCTTTCGCGCTGGTTGAGGACATGAGGCGCACGCTCGAAGAAGCCCCGGCCCTGCCTGCGCTTTTTCCTCTTTTTTTCCGTCTTCGCCTCGCCGGAGCGCTGGGTTTTGCCCCGAGCCTTGACGTGTGCGGCCTGTGCGGCGCTGACCTGTGCGGCTCTGTACAGTTTGTAGTGGATGAAGGCCATGTGCGCTGCCCATCGTGCCGTGCGCAGGCCGGCCCCGTGCGCTACGGGGTGGAATTGAGCGCCGGCGGGCTTGACCTTTTACGCCATGTGCAGCAAGAATTGCCATCCGGCTGGCACGCGGAGGAATTGCCCTCGGCGGACCGGCGGGCCTGTTCCAGGGTTATCGACGGCTTTGTCCAGTATCATCTGGGACTGGCGTGGGAGGGGGGATTTTTTCGCCGCGTGTAG
- a CDS encoding helix-turn-helix domain-containing protein, with amino-acid sequence MTLEELGAALRAEREQRGLSIEDAANHLKIGARLLRALEAGDTSSLPHLAYTKGFIRSYSAYVGLSAEEVGAALATLEANSEEAAAQHAGPPEIYLAPRRSLKPFFVALVLILLGLGVYVAWQQGALEFLSSQTRRMAQPAPMQRPDTADNPSPLSTARPGPEAARTDSPAGQSGGADLPAAATAAQAAAPAGAQRSEVVTGSQAAPAAATASAPASAAAPAAAANPESIAVAGPHKVIITATEECWVHSSADNTDTRQFSLRKGDTFALTFNKSLELKLGNAGGVRIRYNGEELPPVGGSGQVRTLTFPPARQ; translated from the coding sequence ATGACCTTAGAGGAATTGGGTGCGGCCCTGCGCGCCGAGCGTGAGCAGAGGGGGCTGAGCATCGAGGATGCGGCCAATCATCTGAAGATAGGTGCACGCCTTTTGCGCGCCCTCGAGGCGGGAGATACATCCTCCCTGCCGCATCTTGCGTATACCAAAGGGTTTATCCGTTCCTATTCCGCCTATGTGGGCCTTTCCGCCGAAGAGGTGGGCGCGGCTCTGGCAACACTGGAAGCCAACAGTGAGGAAGCTGCCGCGCAGCATGCGGGGCCGCCGGAAATCTATCTGGCCCCGCGCCGCAGCCTCAAGCCTTTTTTTGTGGCGCTCGTGCTGATCCTGCTGGGGCTTGGTGTTTATGTGGCCTGGCAGCAGGGCGCGCTGGAATTTTTGAGCAGTCAGACCCGGCGTATGGCGCAACCCGCGCCCATGCAGCGTCCTGACACGGCTGACAACCCGTCTCCGCTTTCCACAGCCCGGCCCGGGCCGGAGGCCGCGCGTACAGACAGCCCCGCCGGGCAGTCCGGCGGCGCGGATTTGCCTGCTGCTGCCACAGCCGCCCAGGCTGCAGCGCCCGCGGGGGCGCAGCGGTCCGAGGTTGTGACCGGTTCTCAGGCCGCTCCAGCGGCTGCCACGGCGTCTGCGCCTGCATCCGCTGCCGCTCCCGCCGCAGCGGCAAATCCTGAAAGCATCGCGGTAGCCGGGCCGCACAAGGTCATCATCACTGCCACCGAAGAATGCTGGGTGCATTCCAGCGCCGACAATACCGATACCAGGCAGTTTTCATTGCGCAAGGGCGATACCTTTGCCCTTACCTTCAACAAGAGCCTGGAACTGAAGCTTGGCAACGCCGGCGGAGTACGCATCCGCTATAACGGCGAAGAACTTCCGCCTGTGGGCGGCAGCGGCCAGGTCCGCACCCTTACCTTTCCCCCGGCTCGGCAATGA
- a CDS encoding SurA N-terminal domain-containing protein: MRKTLVLLLAVILVAACGVQAAQLNKVAAVVNGQVITMFDLQKNALPDMARARLNPDNPADAKQVDAIFRKVLDMMIMDILIAQEARRLKVSVSPADIDNEIAKLMQGRNMTKQQFEEQLARQKSSVAELRGNIEKSLLRQKIMSMEVGRKVVVTPEEIRAYYEAHKDTMYDRNGLHMGVMVYSPKVNAASIAAQIRSGALTFEEAARKYSIAPNKEKGGDMGPVEWDRLNPEWEGRLTKMKPGDVTELFDLQGHKAQVHLFRPGGGGVKMLSLEEAKPQIDAILRQPKAMERFDDYTGQLRSKAVIDIRL; encoded by the coding sequence GTGAGGAAGACACTTGTTTTGCTGCTGGCGGTCATACTTGTGGCTGCATGCGGCGTGCAGGCCGCCCAGCTCAATAAAGTGGCCGCCGTGGTCAATGGGCAGGTCATTACCATGTTTGATCTGCAAAAAAATGCCCTGCCCGATATGGCGCGCGCCAGGCTTAATCCGGATAATCCCGCTGACGCCAAACAGGTGGATGCTATTTTCCGCAAGGTTCTGGACATGATGATCATGGATATCCTCATTGCCCAGGAAGCCAGAAGGCTGAAGGTCAGCGTGTCACCTGCAGACATTGACAATGAGATTGCCAAGCTCATGCAGGGTCGCAACATGACCAAGCAGCAATTTGAGGAACAGCTTGCCAGACAGAAAAGCAGCGTTGCAGAACTGCGTGGCAATATTGAGAAAAGCCTGTTAAGACAGAAGATCATGAGCATGGAGGTTGGCCGCAAGGTGGTGGTCACCCCCGAGGAAATCCGCGCATACTATGAGGCCCACAAGGACACCATGTATGACCGCAACGGCCTGCACATGGGGGTTATGGTTTACTCTCCCAAGGTGAACGCCGCCTCCATCGCTGCCCAGATCCGTTCCGGTGCGCTGACGTTTGAAGAAGCCGCGCGCAAGTACTCCATCGCGCCCAACAAGGAAAAGGGCGGCGATATGGGGCCGGTGGAATGGGACCGCCTGAATCCCGAGTGGGAGGGCCGCCTCACCAAGATGAAGCCGGGCGACGTGACGGAGCTTTTTGACTTGCAGGGGCATAAGGCCCAGGTGCATCTCTTCCGCCCCGGAGGGGGAGGAGTGAAAATGCTCAGCCTTGAAGAGGCCAAGCCGCAGATTGACGCCATATTGCGGCAGCCCAAGGCTATGGAACGTTTTGACGATTATACTGGCCAGTTGCGCAGCAAGGCCGTGATAGATATTCGCTTGTAG
- a CDS encoding peptidylprolyl isomerase: MPLLPSVFHPFYGARPAGLALLCRRLSVLPGLVLLVCCLFLGGCLEGRLPEGVVATVNGEPIYLRTVQALLDGRSAALDTMQRPSLENMKRQYGDALGTLIIYALVNQELRSLQIPVTESAVESAVANVRADYGGEEELARFLAEESLDGNEWRLLMRDYLAMQSFEKRVLLPGIRISLDSVRGYYKRHETEFNLPETLDICLTSAVDRQAVDNFCASFASVGPVREEQTGELLLQCVEAGAAQLPNAWQKGLEKLAPGQCLPPRQEGDRWFGLALVRRNPAHVMSVAEAYPLIENILREREKEAAFAHWLTAALSRAQVRVNPDLVADLLSPVSTRAAGRNGTSGGSAAGVAPGGEGENENQTGQEEAEGLGAPAAERPGQGTSGEQGL, encoded by the coding sequence ATGCCTCTGCTGCCTTCCGTTTTTCACCCTTTTTATGGCGCTCGTCCGGCAGGCCTCGCGTTGCTTTGCCGTCGCCTCTCCGTTTTGCCCGGCCTGGTCCTGCTTGTCTGCTGCCTGTTTCTGGGCGGTTGCCTTGAAGGCCGCCTGCCTGAGGGGGTTGTGGCAACAGTCAACGGCGAACCCATTTATCTGCGTACCGTACAGGCCTTGCTGGATGGCCGCTCGGCGGCTCTGGACACCATGCAGCGTCCATCGCTGGAAAACATGAAGCGCCAGTACGGCGATGCGCTGGGTACGCTTATCATTTACGCTCTGGTCAATCAGGAATTGCGCAGCCTGCAGATCCCTGTCACCGAGTCGGCTGTGGAGTCCGCCGTGGCGAATGTCCGGGCGGATTACGGCGGAGAAGAGGAACTGGCGCGCTTTCTGGCCGAAGAATCGCTGGACGGCAATGAATGGCGTCTGCTCATGCGCGATTACCTCGCCATGCAGAGTTTTGAAAAGCGTGTTCTTTTGCCCGGCATCCGTATTTCTCTGGACAGCGTGCGGGGGTATTACAAGAGACACGAAACGGAATTCAATTTGCCTGAAACGCTGGACATTTGTTTGACCTCCGCCGTAGATCGGCAGGCTGTGGACAACTTTTGTGCGTCTTTTGCCTCTGTTGGCCCGGTTCGTGAAGAGCAGACAGGCGAACTGCTTTTGCAGTGTGTAGAAGCCGGGGCTGCTCAACTGCCCAACGCATGGCAAAAAGGGTTGGAAAAGCTCGCTCCCGGGCAGTGTCTGCCGCCACGGCAGGAGGGTGACCGCTGGTTCGGTCTGGCGCTGGTGCGGCGTAATCCGGCCCATGTCATGAGTGTGGCCGAGGCCTATCCGCTTATAGAAAATATTCTGCGCGAGCGGGAAAAAGAAGCGGCTTTTGCGCACTGGCTGACGGCCGCCCTGTCGCGTGCCCAGGTGCGCGTGAATCCCGACCTCGTTGCTGATCTGCTCTCCCCGGTTTCGACCCGGGCGGCCGGGCGCAACGGAACCTCCGGCGGCAGCGCTGCCGGTGTTGCTCCCGGCGGAGAGGGGGAGAACGAAAACCAGACCGGTCAGGAAGAAGCAGAGGGGTTGGGCGCCCCGGCTGCAGAGCGCCCCGGACAGGGAACTTCAGGAGAGCAGGGCCTGTAG
- the mfd gene encoding transcription-repair coupling factor: MSNFSTVLASKEGQVYIERSGMATRCRLAAEAFTQGRTVVLVARDREEYNSARALLTLFTPELSLADKSVSEPQWNSPCLTLPPLSQWQDRASWSARLAALYGLAQGRPRCIVCSVESLLLRHIPLDFFAARNLDLRKGSDYAPELLLDQAVEWGYERVPMVTRPGEMARRGDILDIFPTGHVKPVRLEFFGDTLDEMRVFDAESQRSLQGCDELVLLPASPLALDAKSLAAARERCDRMFAEGRISENECYSFKKSLDGGGLGLLPGSVLASPSLFEDWLPKDSLWLLPGESDSADALRDGRLNLKERLEAADAPLPQPASLALRKSSQPAPWNTFQRVYAEPLVMGVEERGLDLPERPLHSFIDLFPLPGAQDRPWQHLAAGLKEWKSSRRQIVLSFSSGRSRAKFLKLAEQDGIVPALRYAPEQRGLFALVSPFRSGAELVWDDVLVLGEDILYPKAEKTPRVSSRVFKGLDSFDDLKPGDLLVHRDYGIGRFAGLHHLDLNAAANDFLLVEYSGRDKLYVPADRLGLIQRFKGTEGVEPALDRLGGAAWVAGKEKARKAIEKIAADLVEMYAYRKVTKGFRYDPPGELYHEFEATFGFEETPDQAKAIQDVLDDMDRPRPMDRLVCGDVGFGKTEVALRAAFRAASEGRQVALLCPTTVLAEQHYQTFRARLAGFPVNVGLLSRFVPRPRQKEVLKAAAAGQIDILIGTHRILSSDVKLPNLTLLVLDEEQRFGVRHKEKLKALKKNVDVLTLTATPIPRTLQLSMSGIRELSIIETAPQDRKPVASAVLRKDDNVLRKVLEREIEREGQVFWVYNRVQGLERVAEYVRGLVPDARVGMAHGQMSEAELEDTMHKFWHGELDVLVCTSIVESGLDFPRANTLVVDQAQMFGLGQLYQLRGRVGRSDRQAYAFFVVPDAERLTAVAEERLRIILDMDYLGAGFQVAMEDLRLRGAGNILGEVQSGHMCRVGLDLYLEMLEEAVGRLKGTPESLVSETELTLGLPAHIPASYIDDGRERLRCYKALTSAQGGAAREEIALSIRDRFGPFPEELANFLAVLDFKQFLTELQVQKADVHREHVRLTWPDGQTAVQPERIVALAASMPGALMQPPAGLTLPLAKDMPLAGGLDRLRQALEDIRMPVAEKAEEKAPA; encoded by the coding sequence ATGAGTAATTTCAGCACAGTACTGGCAAGCAAGGAAGGACAGGTTTATATCGAGCGCAGCGGCATGGCCACACGCTGCCGCCTCGCCGCCGAGGCCTTTACCCAAGGGCGTACCGTGGTGCTGGTGGCCCGTGACCGGGAAGAGTATAACAGCGCTCGCGCCTTGCTGACGCTTTTTACCCCCGAGCTTTCGCTGGCCGACAAATCTGTTTCAGAACCTCAGTGGAACAGCCCATGCCTGACCCTGCCGCCCCTGAGCCAGTGGCAGGACAGGGCCTCATGGTCGGCGCGCCTTGCCGCCCTGTACGGTCTTGCCCAGGGGCGGCCACGTTGTATTGTCTGCAGTGTCGAAAGTCTTCTGCTGCGCCATATTCCCCTGGATTTTTTTGCCGCCCGCAACCTTGATTTGCGCAAAGGCAGCGACTATGCGCCTGAACTGCTGCTGGATCAGGCCGTTGAGTGGGGATATGAACGTGTCCCCATGGTGACGCGACCCGGAGAAATGGCCCGCCGCGGCGATATTCTGGATATCTTTCCTACAGGTCATGTAAAGCCGGTACGTCTGGAATTTTTTGGCGACACGCTGGATGAAATGCGTGTTTTTGACGCTGAAAGCCAGCGTTCGCTGCAGGGCTGTGATGAACTGGTTCTTCTGCCCGCCAGCCCGCTTGCCCTGGACGCCAAAAGCCTTGCCGCGGCGCGTGAGCGTTGCGACCGCATGTTTGCCGAGGGCCGCATCAGCGAAAACGAGTGCTATTCTTTCAAAAAATCTCTGGATGGCGGCGGTCTGGGGCTTTTGCCCGGCAGCGTACTTGCATCGCCAAGCCTGTTTGAAGACTGGCTGCCCAAAGACAGCCTGTGGCTTTTGCCCGGCGAAAGCGACAGTGCCGATGCCCTGCGCGATGGTCGCCTGAACCTCAAGGAAAGGCTGGAAGCCGCCGACGCCCCCCTGCCGCAACCCGCATCACTGGCGCTGCGCAAAAGTTCGCAGCCCGCCCCCTGGAACACATTCCAGCGTGTTTACGCCGAACCACTGGTTATGGGCGTGGAAGAGCGGGGGCTGGACCTGCCCGAACGGCCCTTGCATTCCTTTATCGATCTTTTCCCCCTGCCCGGGGCGCAGGACCGCCCCTGGCAACATCTCGCTGCGGGTCTCAAGGAATGGAAGAGCAGCCGCCGTCAGATTGTGTTAAGCTTTTCTTCGGGCAGAAGCCGTGCAAAATTTCTGAAACTTGCGGAGCAGGACGGCATCGTGCCCGCCTTGAGGTATGCGCCCGAGCAGCGGGGGCTGTTCGCTCTGGTTTCGCCTTTCCGCTCCGGAGCCGAGCTTGTCTGGGACGATGTTCTGGTGCTTGGCGAAGACATCCTTTACCCCAAGGCTGAAAAAACGCCGCGGGTCTCTTCCCGCGTGTTCAAGGGACTGGACTCTTTTGATGACCTGAAGCCCGGAGATCTGCTTGTCCACAGGGATTACGGCATAGGTCGCTTTGCGGGTCTGCACCATCTTGATCTCAATGCCGCCGCCAACGATTTTTTGCTGGTGGAATACTCCGGGCGCGACAAGCTCTACGTACCTGCCGACAGGCTGGGCCTCATCCAGCGCTTCAAGGGAACCGAAGGCGTGGAGCCTGCCCTTGACCGTCTGGGCGGCGCGGCCTGGGTGGCAGGTAAGGAAAAGGCGCGCAAGGCCATTGAAAAGATTGCCGCCGACCTTGTGGAGATGTACGCCTACCGCAAGGTAACCAAAGGCTTTCGTTACGATCCGCCCGGCGAGCTGTACCACGAGTTTGAGGCGACATTCGGCTTTGAGGAAACCCCCGATCAGGCCAAGGCTATCCAGGATGTGCTGGACGATATGGACAGGCCGCGTCCTATGGACCGCCTTGTGTGTGGCGATGTGGGTTTCGGCAAGACAGAGGTGGCCCTGCGCGCAGCCTTTCGTGCTGCTTCCGAAGGGCGGCAGGTGGCCTTGCTGTGTCCCACCACGGTGCTGGCCGAGCAGCATTATCAGACATTTCGGGCGCGTCTGGCGGGCTTTCCCGTCAATGTGGGGCTGCTCAGCCGCTTTGTGCCTCGGCCCAGGCAAAAAGAGGTGCTCAAGGCCGCCGCTGCCGGGCAGATAGATATTCTCATCGGTACGCACCGTATCCTTTCCAGTGATGTGAAGCTGCCCAACCTGACGTTGCTCGTTCTGGACGAAGAACAGCGCTTCGGTGTGCGCCACAAGGAAAAGCTCAAGGCTCTCAAGAAAAACGTGGACGTGCTGACGCTCACGGCCACGCCCATACCGCGTACCCTGCAGCTTTCAATGTCCGGCATACGCGAACTTTCCATCATCGAGACAGCGCCGCAGGACCGCAAGCCCGTGGCCAGCGCCGTGCTGCGCAAGGATGACAATGTGCTGCGCAAGGTGCTGGAGCGGGAAATCGAGCGGGAAGGGCAGGTCTTCTGGGTCTACAACCGTGTGCAGGGCCTGGAGCGCGTGGCCGAATATGTACGCGGCCTTGTTCCTGATGCCCGCGTAGGCATGGCTCACGGCCAGATGTCCGAGGCCGAGCTTGAAGATACCATGCACAAATTCTGGCACGGCGAACTGGATGTGCTTGTCTGTACATCCATTGTGGAATCCGGGTTGGATTTTCCCCGCGCCAATACGCTTGTGGTGGACCAGGCGCAGATGTTCGGCCTGGGGCAGCTGTACCAGCTTCGCGGACGTGTGGGCCGCAGCGACAGGCAGGCATATGCCTTTTTTGTGGTTCCCGATGCCGAGCGGCTGACGGCTGTGGCCGAAGAGCGCCTGCGTATCATTCTGGACATGGACTATCTGGGCGCAGGCTTTCAGGTCGCCATGGAGGATTTGCGTCTGCGCGGTGCCGGGAATATACTGGGCGAGGTACAGTCCGGTCACATGTGCCGTGTGGGGCTGGACCTTTACCTTGAAATGCTTGAAGAGGCCGTGGGTCGCCTCAAGGGCACGCCCGAAAGTCTGGTCAGCGAAACCGAGCTTACTCTCGGTCTGCCCGCCCATATTCCGGCATCGTATATCGACGATGGCCGTGAACGGCTGCGCTGTTATAAGGCCCTTACTTCCGCCCAGGGCGGGGCCGCCCGAGAAGAGATCGCCCTCTCCATACGCGACCGCTTCGGTCCCTTCCCCGAGGAACTGGCGAACTTTCTGGCCGTTCTGGATTTCAAGCAGTTTCTTACGGAACTGCAGGTGCAAAAGGCCGATGTGCACCGCGAGCATGTGCGCCTGACCTGGCCCGACGGGCAAACGGCCGTGCAGCCCGAACGCATTGTGGCGCTGGCCGCGTCCATGCCCGGAGCGCTCATGCAGCCCCCGGCCGGGCTGACCCTGCCGCTGGCGAAAGATATGCCTCTTGCCGGGGGGCTTGACAGATTGCGGCAGGCCCTGGAAGACATACGTATGCCCGTTGCGGAAAAGGCCGAAGAAAAAGCCCCTGCCTGA
- a CDS encoding IscA/HesB family protein has product MLELTESARQELDAYFKGKEKSDIRIYLAPGGCTGPRLALAIDAATEDDQSEEQGGFTFCINKDLLGQIEGVKIDLTHMGFMVEPTVPLPQSGGGGCSGCSGGCGV; this is encoded by the coding sequence ATGCTTGAATTGACCGAAAGCGCCCGTCAGGAACTGGATGCCTACTTCAAGGGCAAGGAAAAGAGCGATATCCGCATCTATCTTGCCCCCGGCGGCTGCACCGGCCCGCGCCTTGCGCTGGCTATCGACGCTGCCACTGAAGATGACCAGAGCGAAGAACAGGGCGGTTTTACCTTCTGCATCAATAAAGACCTGCTGGGCCAGATCGAGGGCGTGAAAATCGACCTCACCCACATGGGCTTTATGGTGGAACCCACCGTACCCCTGCCACAAAGCGGCGGGGGGGGATGCTCGGGCTGCTCCGGCGGCTGCGGCGTCTAA
- a CDS encoding IscA/HesB family protein has protein sequence MIQLTDNARKELDSFFADKKKDPIRIYLSAGUGGPRLALALDEPNDQDSTEEQAGYTFCMSQSLLDEVKGVTIDLTYMGFTVTPEVPFASSGDGGCSSCTSCGSH, from the coding sequence ATGATTCAGTTGACCGACAACGCCCGCAAGGAACTCGATTCCTTCTTTGCGGACAAGAAAAAGGATCCCATCCGGATCTACCTTTCGGCCGGTTGAGGCGGCCCGCGCCTCGCACTGGCTCTGGACGAGCCTAATGATCAGGATTCAACCGAGGAACAGGCCGGGTACACCTTCTGCATGAGCCAGTCTTTGCTGGACGAAGTGAAGGGCGTCACCATTGATTTGACCTATATGGGCTTCACGGTTACCCCCGAGGTGCCCTTTGCTTCCAGCGGCGATGGCGGATGCAGCAGCTGCACGAGCTGCGGCAGCCATTAA
- the pyrR gene encoding bifunctional pyr operon transcriptional regulator/uracil phosphoribosyltransferase PyrR, which translates to MATTLLLEEHEMTRMLERLASQIMERHADCGHVMLVGIERRGADLAHRLAGLLQERLGHPVLLGTLDINLYRDDWTSLEAQPHIGQSRIPASVDGRVIVLVDDVLYTGRTIRAALEALLDYGRPRAVELLALIDRGHRELPIHADYVGRTVNTSRQERVDVLLTERDGQDAVHLTASPA; encoded by the coding sequence ATGGCTACAACCCTGCTGCTTGAAGAACATGAAATGACCCGCATGCTGGAGCGCCTGGCGTCCCAGATTATGGAACGCCACGCAGACTGCGGGCATGTCATGCTTGTAGGCATCGAGCGGCGCGGCGCGGACCTTGCCCACCGCCTGGCAGGCCTGCTGCAGGAGCGCCTCGGTCACCCGGTGCTGCTGGGTACGCTGGATATCAATCTTTACCGTGACGACTGGACAAGCCTTGAGGCCCAGCCGCATATCGGCCAGTCGCGCATACCCGCAAGCGTGGACGGGCGCGTGATCGTTCTTGTGGATGATGTGCTCTATACGGGCCGAACCATCCGCGCCGCCCTTGAGGCCCTGCTGGACTATGGCCGCCCCAGGGCTGTGGAACTGCTGGCCCTTATAGACCGGGGTCATCGCGAACTGCCCATACATGCCGACTATGTGGGCCGCACGGTCAACACCAGCCGCCAGGAGCGCGTGGACGTGCTGCTCACCGAAAGGGACGGGCAGGACGCGGTTCACCTTACAGCCAGCCCCGCCTGA
- the yedE gene encoding YedE family putative selenium transporter, whose amino-acid sequence MKQGFNILSTTTGIIVVGLIFGVLAVLLQQAGNPGNMGICVVCFNRDIAGAVGLHRADLVQYLRPEIMGMVLGAFAAAMLFGEYKPRGGSAPIIRFFLGAIAGIGALVFLGCPWRVILRLAGGDAHALFGLAGLIVGVGIGTVFFRMGFSLGRSQGQGKISGLLLPALMIALVALYLADPQIIGELKSGVLFYSIKGPGSQHAPFIFSLCAGLAVGFLAQRSRFCTMGALRDVILFNQWFLALGFIAMFAAALIMNIGFGSFHWGFENQPVSQPNDLWNFMGMVTAGLAFALAGGCPGRQLFMAGEGDNDAAVFVMGLIAGTAMAHNFGMASSPAGIGPHGMAATLAGLGICLCIGFYNCKRGA is encoded by the coding sequence ATGAAACAGGGCTTCAATATTCTGTCCACCACCACGGGCATCATCGTGGTCGGCCTCATTTTCGGCGTATTGGCCGTATTGCTGCAACAGGCGGGCAATCCGGGCAATATGGGTATATGCGTGGTCTGCTTTAACCGCGACATTGCCGGGGCTGTGGGCCTGCACAGGGCGGACCTTGTGCAGTATCTGCGCCCGGAAATAATGGGTATGGTACTGGGCGCCTTTGCGGCGGCCATGCTTTTTGGCGAATACAAGCCGCGTGGCGGTTCGGCGCCGATCATCCGCTTTTTTCTCGGGGCCATCGCGGGCATAGGCGCGCTGGTTTTTCTGGGCTGCCCCTGGCGCGTCATCCTGCGCCTGGCCGGTGGCGACGCGCATGCCCTTTTCGGCCTTGCGGGCCTTATCGTAGGTGTGGGCATAGGCACGGTCTTTTTCCGCATGGGCTTCTCTCTGGGGCGCAGTCAGGGGCAGGGAAAAATATCGGGGCTGCTGCTGCCTGCGCTTATGATCGCCCTTGTGGCCCTGTATCTTGCCGACCCGCAAATCATCGGCGAACTTAAAAGCGGTGTGCTCTTCTATTCCATCAAAGGCCCCGGTTCACAGCATGCACCGTTCATCTTTTCACTGTGCGCCGGACTGGCCGTGGGCTTTCTGGCACAACGCAGCCGCTTCTGCACCATGGGCGCTCTGCGCGACGTCATCCTGTTCAACCAGTGGTTTCTGGCCCTGGGCTTTATCGCCATGTTCGCAGCGGCCCTGATCATGAATATCGGTTTCGGCTCCTTCCACTGGGGTTTTGAAAACCAGCCGGTTTCACAGCCCAATGACCTGTGGAACTTTATGGGTATGGTTACGGCGGGCCTTGCCTTTGCCCTGGCAGGCGGCTGCCCCGGGCGGCAGCTCTTTATGGCGGGCGAAGGCGACAACGATGCTGCCGTGTTTGTTATGGGCCTCATCGCGGGGACGGCCATGGCCCACAACTTCGGCATGGCCTCCAGCCCCGCCGGCATAGGCCCTCACGGCATGGCCGCCACTCTGGCCGGCCTTGGCATTTGTTTGTGCATAGGATTTTACAACTGCAAGCGAGGCGCGTAA
- a CDS encoding sulfurtransferase TusA family protein: MSVLIDTRGLSCPQPVLLFLNAAKAGDGPFSVLVDNDASRENVSRAARNRGFCVEPVDEGQGVTKLELHKG; this comes from the coding sequence ATGTCCGTACTTATAGATACCCGCGGTCTTTCATGCCCGCAGCCGGTGCTTCTCTTTCTCAATGCCGCCAAGGCGGGCGACGGTCCCTTCAGTGTACTTGTGGATAACGACGCCAGCCGCGAAAACGTCAGCCGCGCGGCCCGCAACCGGGGATTCTGCGTGGAACCCGTCGACGAAGGGCAAGGAGTCACCAAACTGGAACTGCACAAGGGCTAG
- a CDS encoding DUF3343 domain-containing protein, which yields MDKTPKGIRKTGGGFMGNLCRAARALLDKKARTDQRAAHPGKDEQSAARSARAVSDRGLLVFAHTGEVIKAEKQLRAAGLDVEVKGPPPQLRTGCDMVIVFELVSQARVLEILHKEDIDPEQVVSAHDVLLEPVSLYQVRRMGRWIMVRAANMKITLDTRDGRIVNISGGGCPDVPWLAHCLCGLRLDEAPEPLSLGQTLCCYSLQKAFEELRRQYSCGT from the coding sequence ATGGATAAAACACCAAAGGGCATACGCAAAACGGGCGGCGGCTTTATGGGCAACCTTTGCCGTGCCGCCCGCGCCCTGCTGGACAAGAAAGCCAGAACGGACCAGCGGGCCGCCCACCCCGGCAAAGACGAACAGTCAGCAGCCCGCTCAGCTCGTGCCGTCAGTGACAGGGGCCTGCTGGTCTTTGCCCACACGGGCGAAGTCATCAAGGCAGAAAAACAGCTTCGCGCTGCCGGTCTTGACGTCGAAGTCAAGGGACCGCCGCCGCAGTTGCGCACCGGTTGTGATATGGTGATCGTGTTTGAGCTGGTGAGTCAGGCCCGTGTGCTGGAAATATTGCACAAGGAGGACATTGATCCGGAACAGGTGGTCAGCGCCCACGACGTGCTGCTTGAGCCGGTATCGCTTTACCAGGTCAGGCGTATGGGCCGCTGGATCATGGTACGCGCGGCCAATATGAAAATCACCCTGGACACCCGGGACGGCCGTATCGTGAACATTTCCGGCGGGGGCTGCCCGGACGTGCCGTGGCTGGCACACTGCCTGTGCGGCCTGCGCCTTGACGAGGCCCCGGAACCCCTGAGCCTCGGGCAGACGCTCTGCTGCTACAGCCTGCAAAAAGCCTTTGAAGAACTGCGGAGGCAATACTCATGTGGTACATAG